Proteins encoded together in one Leptidea sinapis chromosome 45, ilLepSina1.1, whole genome shotgun sequence window:
- the LOC126977391 gene encoding UDP-glycosyltransferase UGT5-like, translating to MIIFKYFLLAIYFTYCESANILYVIPFTSNSHYISLRTIGLELSRRGHNVTVITSFKEDDHPPNYHQIMIQNIKIWDVLGVERPNVFTMINLSNEEFHKDVLWAGGLAITELALATPDVQELLKSGTKFDLVISEQFFQEAFYALAHKYQAPLALVTTFGNCIKHNFLIRNPLQLSTITSDVSQIDNPRSFMGRLRNLCFIAYELFWWKYWYLTKQEELMRKYIPGLPEPVPSLIDIQRNTSLMLLNSHFSIDTPAAYLPNIIEIGGVHLTKTNTTLPKDLQKILDEAKHGVVYVNFGSNVQSAELPEAKKQAFFNAFRKLKQIVIFKWEDGEVTNKPDNVITRKWLPQKDILSHPNIKVFVSHGGLIGTIEATSVGVPIIGVPIYGDQLNNVLILEEMGIGRLLRYHDIDEDTLFTIISDVVDNDTYHKKAKEVSKRFFDRPMSAIDTAVFWLEYVIRNNGAPFMKSPALELNWFEYTMMDTYIALTVALILILWIFVKCISLMYKVYRSSTSKLKPKMKKA from the exons Atg attatatttaaatattttttgttggcTATATATTTCACTTATTGCGAATCAGCCAATATCCTGTATGTAATACCATTCACGTCGAATTCTCATTATATTTCACTCAGAACAATAGGACTTGAATTATCTCGACGTGGTCACAATGTGACAGTTATAACATCATTTAAAGAAGACGATCATCCCCCAAACTATCATCAGATTATGAtacagaatataaaaatatgggatGTTCTTG GAGTCGAAAGACCTAATGTATTTACAATGATCAATTTATCAAATGAAGAATTTCATAAAGATGTTTTATGGGCTGGTGGTCTGGCTATAACTGAGCTTGCATTAGCGACACCTGATGTTCAGGAACTCCTAAAAAGTGGTACAAAATTTGACTTAGTGATAAGTGAGCAGTTCTTTCAAGAAGCATTCTATGCATTAGCTCATAAATATCAAGCACCTTTAGCACTCGTAACTACGTTTGGAAACtgcataaaacataattttttgataaGAAATCCCTTACAATTGTCGACGATTACCTCTGATGTCAGTCAAATTGACAATCCAAGGAGTTTTATGGGCAGATTGAGGAATCTTTGTTTTATAGCGTATGAATTGTTTTGGTGGAAATACTGGTATTTAACAAAGCAGGAGGAATTAATGAGAAAATATATACCTGGACTACCAGAACCCGTGCCAAGCTTGATAGACATACAGCGAAATACCTCCCTTATGTTACTAAATAGTCATTTCAGTATTGATACACCTGCAGCATATTTgccaaatattattgaaattggtGGTGTgcatttaacaaaaacaaatacaaCTCTGCCAAag GACCTACAAAAAATCTTAGATGAAGCAAAGCATGGTGTAGTTTATGTAAACTTTGGATCTAATGTACAGAGTGCAGAGTTACCAGAAGCTAAAAAGCAAGCATTTTTTAATGCTTTTCGAAAGCTTAAGCAAATAGTTATTTTCAAATGGGAGGACGGTGAAGTAACAAACAAACCAGACAATGTTATAACAAGAAAATGGCTTCCTCAAAAAGatatattaa GTCACCCAAACATAAAAGTGTTTGTATCACACGGTGGTCTCATAGGAACTATAGAAGCAACATCGGTAGGAGTACCAATAATTGGAGTCCCTATATATGGAGACCAACTAAACAATGTACTTATTTTAGAAGAGATGGGTATAGGTCGTCTACTCCGATACCATGATATAGATGAGGATACTCTCTTTACAATAATTAGCGATGTTGTTGATAACGATACTTACCACAAGAAAGCGAAGGAAGTTTCTAAGCGATTTTTCGACAGGCCTATGTCTGCTATTGACACGGCTGTGTTTTGGTTAGAGTATGTAATTAGAAATAACGGAGCACCGTTTATGAAGAGTCCAGCTCTTGAGCTTAATTGGTTCGAATACACAATGATGGATACATACATTGCCTTGACAGTCGCATTAATTCTCATTTTATGGATATTTGTAAAATGTATCAGTCTTATGTACAAAGTTTATAGAAGCAGTacttctaaattaaaacccaaaatGAAAAAGGCTTAA